A segment of the Chitinophagales bacterium genome:
CTACAAAGGCTGCCTGACCAACAAACACCTTTCAGAACGCTTCAATATCAAATACACCAATATAGACTTGCTTTTCACTTCGGGGATGTGACTTTAGATGGTTTGGTAGTTTTATGGTTCGATTTTGGCCAGGACGAAACAATCTAAGTAGTGATTTCTAATTATCAACTCCATCTTTATTCCTTATATTTGGAAACTTCTAAACTTTAAAAAATCAAAAGATGAAATTTTATTTTCTGTCCTTACTTGCTCTTATTGTGTTTAATGCCTGCAATTCAATTGAAAACAAAGAAGTTCAAACAGAAAAATACGAAGAGTTGAAACAAAAAATTGAAGCAGATCCATCCTGCGCTTTCGAAATGAAAAGAATCTTTTCCTCCCCGGATAAAGCATATAATATTACTTCCGGTTATCGCATCTGTAAAGAAGAAATCCTGACAAATGAAGTAATTGTTTTTAATAAAGATGAAGCCCTGGGAAATAAAGAAAGTAATGTCTATGTAAGCGAAGACCTTCGCCCTATTGAAGTTAAATGGGAAGGAGATTCACTGCTAATATATCACTATTACAAACCTGCTCCATTAAAGAAAGCAAGTTCGGTATATGATGTGAAAGTAGTTTACAAGCAAGCAGAAGAATAATCATACAATAAAATTATAAAATACAAAGCCATGAGTAAAAAAGTAGTATTTATAGATGGAGTGCGTACACCATTTCTGCGCTCTAACACAGATTACCAAGACCTAATGTCCTATGAGCTGGGCAAATTCGCCATTAAAGGGCTATTGCACAAAACGGGCATAGATCCCAATATTATTGACACCGTAATTATGGGAACGGTGATTTCCAATGTAAGAACCAGCAATGTGGCGCGCGAATCTGCTCTCACAGCAGGCGTTCCCACACATGTGCCCTGCCATACCGTAACCCAGGCCTGTATTTCTGCCAATCAGGCGGTGGCAAGTGGCATCAATGCAGTAATGAACGGACAGGCTGACGTTTTTATAGCCGGGGGAACAGACAATGTAAGCGATGTTCCCATTCAATTTAAGAAGAAAATGCGCAAAAAATTAATGGCCGCACAAAAGCTTAAAGGCCCTGGCGATATTTTAAAATTTGTCTTGTCGCTGCGTCCCGGAGATTTTGTGCCCGATGCACCACAGGTTGCCGAGTTTATTACCGGTCGCACTATGGGGCAGGATTGTCAGTTGATGGCCGACCGTCTTGAAGTCAGCAGGGAGGAACAGGATGAATTTGCCGCCCGTTCGCATCAGTTGGCAGGAAAAAACAAAGACAAGCTGGCCAGGGAAATCGTACCTGTAGAAATTTCCCCGAAATTCAAAGCCATTACGGAAGACAATGGCGTGCGTGGTGATACTACGGTAGAAAAAATCAGCAAACTGAAACCCGCTTTTTCAAAACCACATGGAACACTTACTGCGGCCAATTCATCTTTCTTAACCGATGGTGCAACAGCAGGACTATTTATGACCGAGGAAAAAGCCAAGGAATTGGGACTCAAACCCAAAGCCTATGTGCATGATTTCTGTTTTTCAGCACAGCGATTGGATGACGAACTCTTGCTCGGCCCAACATATGCCACTTCTAAGTTGCTTAAAAAAACCAATCTGCAGCTTTCTGATATTGATGTTTTTGAATTTCACGAAGCTTTTGCCGGACAAATTATGAGCAATCTAAAATGCCTGGCTTCTGATACTTTTGCCAAGGAAAACCTGGGCAGGGACAAAGCCGTGGGTGAAATTCCAATGGACAAATTCAATCTTTGGGGTGGATCACTTTCCATTGGGCATCCATTTGGTGCAACGGGAGTACGGCTTGTAACCACCGCTGCCAATCGCTTGATAGAAGAAAATGGAAAATACGCCCTACTGGCTGCCTGCGCTGCCGGAGCACATGGGCATGCAATGATTTTGGAAAAATACCCCGAATAAAATTCTAAGCACTAAGCACTAAATCCTAAACAATACTCAATTTTATAATGGAAAATTTACCAAACAGTCCTAAGAAAAAGAAATTCTTCGATTTAGAAGAGCGTACTTTTCTGTTTGCTAAAAATGTAAGGGCATTCACGAAAAAACTTCCAAGGACAATTGAAAACGTTGAGGATATTAGGCAGTTGGTAAAAGCATCAGGATCTCAAGGCGCAAACTATATTGAAGCAAACGAAGCTTTGAGCAAAAAGGATTTTCTAATGCGTATTAAAATATGTAGGAAAGAGGCAAAAGAAAGTACTTTTTTTCTAAAGTTAGTGGATACTAACAACGACAAAGAATTAGAAGAAGAAAGAATGACATTGATTAAAGAGTCGATTGAATTAACCAAGATATTTGGTGCAATCGTCACAAAATCACAGTAAATTGTCAAACCCTAATCATAAAACTCTAAATACTAAACAATAATAAATTTCAAATACTCAATATCAAAACAGGAAAAGTTTAAAGCATTTGAATTTTTGATTTTGAATTTGTTTAGCATTTAGATATTAGAATTTAGCATTTAAAAAACAATTATGGAAAGACAAGATTTCGTATCAATCGACATAGCTGACAATGGTGTCGCAACCGTTTGGCTCGATCAAAAGGATGAAAAAGTCAACAAGATTTCGCCAGAAGTCATTGAGCTATTTGACGGCATTATCAGCGATTTAAAAAATGATGCTAAAGTCAAGGCAATAGTTTTGATCAGCAAAAAGAAAGATTTCATTGCCGGGGCTGATATCGATGCTTTTAAGCAAGTAAAAAAACCCGGGGATTTTGAGCCCATCACCCGTCAGGGACACCGTATTTTGCAGGAAATGGAAGACTCCAAAAAACCTATTGTTGCTGCCATTCACGGCTCCTGCCTGGGTGCCGGACTGGAAATAACATTGGCCTGCACAGCGCGCATGGCCAGCGATGATAAATCCACAAAAATGGCGCTGCCCGAAGTTCAGCTCGGTCTATTGCCGGGTGGTGGTGGCACCCAGCGCTTACCTCGATTGGTTGGTATTCAAAAAGCCCTGGACATGATGCTGACCGGGAAAAATATTTTTGCCAAACCGGCCAAAAGAATGGGGCTGGTAGATCGCCTGATACACAAGGAAGCCCTGCACCGCGCAGCCTGTGAATTTGCGCTGGAGCTTTGCAAAAAACCGATCAAAAGAAAGGACAGCCGAAAATTGCCCGAAAAATTACTGGAAAGCAATCCCATTACCCGCAATATCATTTATAAAAAAGCAGGGGAAATGGTCATGAAGCAAACGCAGGGCAACTACCCCGCTCCTTTTAAAATTTTGGAATGCGTAAAAACCGGCATGGAAAAAGGCCGAAAAGCCGGATTTGATGCCGAGGCCAAATTGTTCGAAGAACTGATTCTCACGCCCG
Coding sequences within it:
- a CDS encoding acetyl-CoA C-acyltransferase — translated: MSKKVVFIDGVRTPFLRSNTDYQDLMSYELGKFAIKGLLHKTGIDPNIIDTVIMGTVISNVRTSNVARESALTAGVPTHVPCHTVTQACISANQAVASGINAVMNGQADVFIAGGTDNVSDVPIQFKKKMRKKLMAAQKLKGPGDILKFVLSLRPGDFVPDAPQVAEFITGRTMGQDCQLMADRLEVSREEQDEFAARSHQLAGKNKDKLAREIVPVEISPKFKAITEDNGVRGDTTVEKISKLKPAFSKPHGTLTAANSSFLTDGATAGLFMTEEKAKELGLKPKAYVHDFCFSAQRLDDELLLGPTYATSKLLKKTNLQLSDIDVFEFHEAFAGQIMSNLKCLASDTFAKENLGRDKAVGEIPMDKFNLWGGSLSIGHPFGATGVRLVTTAANRLIEENGKYALLAACAAGAHGHAMILEKYPE
- a CDS encoding four helix bundle protein: MENLPNSPKKKKFFDLEERTFLFAKNVRAFTKKLPRTIENVEDIRQLVKASGSQGANYIEANEALSKKDFLMRIKICRKEAKESTFFLKLVDTNNDKELEEERMTLIKESIELTKIFGAIVTKSQ